The Homo sapiens chromosome 11 genomic patch of type NOVEL, GRCh38.p14 PATCHES HSCHR11_1_CTG1_2 genome has a segment encoding these proteins:
- the OR5P2 gene encoding olfactory receptor 5P2 codes for MNSLKDGNHTALTGFILLGLTDDPILRVILFMIILSGNLSIIILIRISSQLHHPMYFFLSHLAFADMAYSSSVTPNMLVNFLVERNTVSYLGCAIQLGSAAFFATVECVLLAAMAYDRFVAICSPLLYSTKMSTQVSVQLLLVVYIAGFLIAVSYTTSFYFLLFCGPNQVNHFFCDFAPLLELSCSDISVSTVVLSFSSGSIIVVTVCVIAVCYIYILITILKMRSTEGHHKAFSTCTSHLTVVTLFYGTITFIYVMPNFSYSTDQNKVVSVLYTVVIPMLNPLIYSLRNKEIKGALKRELVRKILSHDACYFSRTSNNDIT; via the coding sequence ATGAATTCCCTGAAGGACGGGAATCACACCGCTCTGACGGGGTTCATCCTATTGGGCTTAACAGATGATCCAATCCTTCGAGTCATCCTCTTCATGATCATCCTATCTGGTAATCTCAGCATAATTATTCTTATCAGAATTTCTTCTCAGCTCCATCATCCTATGTATTTCTTTCTGAGCCACTTGGCTTTTGCTGACATGGCCTATTCATCTTCTGTCACACCCAACATGCTTGTAAACTTCCTGGTGGAGAGAAATACAGTCTCCTACCTTGGATGTGCCATCCAGCTTGGTTCAGCGGCTTTCTTTGCAACAGTCGAATGCGTCCTTCTGGCTGCCATGGCCTATGACCGCTTTGTGGCAATTTGCAGTCCACTGCTTTATTCAACCAAAATGTCCACACAAGTCAGTGTCCAGCTACTCTTAGTAGTTTACATAGCTGGTTTTCTCATTGCTGTCTCCTATACtacttccttctattttttactCTTCTGTGGACCAAATCAAGTCAATCATTTTTTCTGTGATTTCGCTCCCTTACTTGAACTCTCCTGTTCTGATATCAGTGTCTCCACAGttgttctctcattttcttctggaTCCATCATTGTGGTCACTGTGTGTGTCATAGCCGTCTGCTACATCTATATCCTCATCACCATCCTGAAGATGCGCTCCACTGAGGGGCACCACAAGGCCTTCTCCACCTGCACTTCCCACCTCACTGTGGTTACCCTGTTCTATGGGACCATTACCTTCATTTATGTGATGCCCAATTTTAGCTACTCAACTGACCAGAACAAGGTGGTGTCTGTGTTGTACACAGTGGTGATTCCCATGTTGAACCCCCTGATCTACAGCCTCAGGAACAAGGAGATTAAGGGGGCTCTGAAGAGAGAGCTTGTTAGAAAAATACTTTCTCATGATGCTTGTTATTTTAGTAGAACTTCAAATAATGATATTACATAG